Proteins encoded by one window of Torulaspora delbrueckii CBS 1146 chromosome 2, complete genome:
- the SSN3 gene encoding cyclin-dependent serine/threonine protein kinase SSN3 (similar to Saccharomyces cerevisiae SSN3 (YPL042C); ancestral locus Anc_8.490): MYNANERAPYQNMQPGQQIGQQRFQQQGQQHLSGESLWQNQSRQYNQGQTFDMKNGPRNPHGKQPMLMANNDVFSIGPYKARKDSSRFSVLERYEIIGYIAAGTYGKVYKAKRRPDSQDGGGNNDESPTIEFNGMRGIFNDTSNLDTSNVNMRSSESAFTDLRPADQNGGPPNVMQMSNPASIGNLSSTSSTDLPNLARNKAPSTFYAIKKFKTEREGMEQLHYTGISQSACREMALCRELNNRHLTKLVEIFLERKSIYMVYEYAEHDLLQIIHFHSHPEKRMVPQKMICSIMWQILDGVSYLHQNWILHRDLKPANIMVTLDGCVKVGDLGLARKFSSMLQTLYTGDKVVVTIWYRAPELLLGARHYTPAIDLWAVGCIFAELIGLRPIFKGEEAKMDSKKSAPFQANQLQKILEVLGTPTPKTWPHIQKYPEYDQLCKFSKYRDNLATWYHAAGGRDKSAFDLLHQLLRYDPIARIDADTALDHDYFTNGDNPVCDNAFDGINYKYPARRIHTNDNDIMNLGAPKGKNVSQQQNAAANNSSSTALGGLGVNRRILAAAAAAAAAVSGSNQSTSSNSRSSEHVRKKRR, encoded by the coding sequence ATGTATAATGCCAATGAAAGAGCCCCATATCAGAACATGCAACCGGGACAGCAGATAGGCCAGCAGCGTTTCCAGCAACAAGGCCAGCAGCATTTGAGTGGCGAAAGCCTTTGGCAAAATCAATCAAGGCAATATAATCAAGGTCAAACGTTTGATATGAAAAATGGACCTCGAAATCCACATGGCAAGCAACCGATGTTGATGGCCAACAACGATGTCTTCTCGATTGGACCATACAAGGCAAGAAAAGACAGTTCAAGGTTCTCCGTTCTGGAGAGATATGAAATCATTGGGTATATAGCTGCTGGTACCTATGGTAAAGTTTACAAAGCAAAGAGGCGGCCTGATTCTCAGGACGGTGGAGGCAATAACGACGAGTCTCCAACCATCGAATTCAATGGTATGAGAGGTATTTTTAACGACACAAGCAATCTCGACACAAGCAACGTTAATATGAGAAGCTCAGAATCTGCTTTTACAGATCTGCGACCGGCAGATCAGAATGGAGGTCCACCCAATGTCATGCAGATGTCTAATCCAGCCAGCATAGGGAACTTGTCAAGCACAAGCTCCACtgatcttccaaatctAGCTAGAAACAAAGCACCTTCCACTTTTTATgctatcaagaaatttaaGACGGAAAGAGAAGGTATGGAACAACTACATTATACTGGCATATCACAAAGTGCCTGTAGAGAGATGGCACTTTGTCGAGAACTCAACAACAGGCATCTAACCAAATTAGTCGAGATATTCCTTGAAAGGAAGAGCATATACATGGTATATGAATATGCTGAACATGATCTGCTACAAATCATCCACTTCCATTCGCATCCAGAAAAACGTATGGTTCCTCAAAAAATGATTTGCTCAATCATGTGGCAGATACTTGATGGAGTATCTTATTTGCACCAGAACTGGATCCTTCATCGAGACTTGAAACCAGCAAACATCATGGTGACCCTAGATGGTTGTGTAAAAGTTGGTGACCTGGGTCTAGCGCGGAAATTCTCAAGCATGCTACAAACATTGTATACTGGTGATAAGGTGGTAGTGACGATTTGGTATAGAGCACCAGAACTTTTATTGGGGGCAAGACATTATACTCCAGCCATCGATCTCTGGGCTGTGGGATGCATATTCGCTGAACTAATAGGGTTGCGAccaattttcaaaggtgaagaagCTAAGATGGACTCCAAAAAAAGTGCGCCATTTCAGGCAAATCAATTACAAAAAATTTTGGAGGTGTTGGGTACACCAACACCAAAAACATGGCCTCACATTCAGAAGTATCCCGAGTATGATCAGTTATGcaaattttcaaagtacAGAGATAACCTAGCAACTTGGTATCACGCAGCAGGTGGTCGAGACAAGAGTGCtttcgatcttcttcaccagctTTTAAGATACGACCCAATAGCGAGAATTGATGCTGACACTGCTTTAGATCATGATTATTTTACTAATGGAGACAATCCAGTGTGCGATAATGCATTCGATGGAATAAACTACAAGTATCCAGCTCGGAGAATTCACACAAACGATAACGACATCATGAATTTAGGCGCTCCTAAAGGTAAAAATGTTAGTCAGCAGCAGAATGCTGCTGCTAAtaattcttcttcgacAGCTCTAGGAGGGTTAGGGGTCAATAGACGAATCCTAGCTGCAGCTGCGGCTGCAGCTGCAGCTGTCTCGGGAAGTAATCAAAGCACTAGCTCAAACTCACGCTCTTCTGAGCATGTAAGGAAAAAGAGGAGATAA
- the MRX11 gene encoding Mrx11p (similar to Saccharomyces cerevisiae YPL041C; ancestral locus Anc_8.489), with product MSISRPVTSILSVRLLFRRAIAVSSFRCNTGLLRNYSVQNVDKIANKEPIVKGEKAKGQDKLHKIIAKSKLLSRLNKNPKFSTYFNRLSDAGVTSSVTSFLILHEVTAIVPLFGLWWVLYQLDLHDQYELPLYFTNLLNQCGEAMEKLVGDEYSEGLDRNRLILAGAISYALVKMFYPVRVLLSLWGAPYLGRWLLKPISKLRNTGKSKAQKNGSQSTK from the coding sequence ATGAGCATAAGTAGACCAGTCACTTCGATCCTTTCTGTACGGTTACTTTTTCGAAGGGCAATTGCAGTTAGCTCATTTCGTTGTAACACAGGATTACTGCGTAACTACTCTGTCCAAAATGTAGATAAAATTGCCAACAAAGAGCCAATTGTTAAAGGTGAAAAGGCCAAAGGTCAAGACAAATTGCATAAAATTATAGCCAAATCAAAACTACTATCTAGGCTGAACAAAAACCCCAAGTTTTCCACCTACTTCAATAGGCTTTCTGATGCCGGAGTGACTTCTTCGGTAACCTCATTCCTAATTTTGCATGAAGTGACTGCCATTGTCCCATTGTTTGGATTATGGTGGGTATTATATCAACTGGATCTCCATGATCAATATGAACTACCTTTGTATTTTACAAATTTACTCAACCAATGCGGTGAAGCCATGGAGAAATTGGTGGGCGATGAGTACAGTGAGGGTCTAGATAGAAACCGGCTAATTCTAGCGGGTGCCATATCGTACGCACTTGTAAAAATGTTTTACCCTGTAAGAGTACTACTGAGCCTATGGGGAGCCCCTTATCTAGGTAGATGGCTTCTCAAACCGATCTCGAAGCTACGCAATACCGGCAAGTCAAAGGCCCAGAAGAACGGAAGCCAATCGACTAAGTAA